The window AACTGATTTGGGTTGAGTCACGTGCACTTTGAGTGGCTAGATAGTTATCTAAGGCGGCATCTTTTAGGCTGCGAACGCGACCCCAAAAATCAAGCTCATAGGCAGTGACACCCAAACCTACTTGATAAGTTGAATATGGATTGTTTGGATCACGTGTAGGAGTAACCTGACGAATCGCACTACCACTCGCACCAATCGTTGGAAGCTGATTGTTTTCAGTAATTCGATACTGTTGTTGTGCACGTTCAATATTGAGCGCTGCAGTACGCAAATCACGGTTATTGGTCAATGCTAAATCAATCACCTCAATTAAACGAGGGTCAGAAAAGAATTGCTTATAACCTTGTTCTGCAATAGAAGAACCAGAAGCGCTGTTATATGCATAGCTTTCTGGAATATCGGTTTTCACGACCGGTTCTGGGCCGCGCATGCTTTGACATGCAGTCAAAGCAAGCGCAAGTGCAGATACCGCAATGCTACGACCTGAAATAGACCATACTGTTTGCATCACGATTTATGCTCCTGAATGTTTATAGTTTTTGGTTTGTACTTAAAGATACTACGAATCCACACGAAGAATACAGGGATAAAGAAAATACCTAGAAGTGTTGAAGAGAGTACGCCACCCAAGACACCGTAACCTACCGAATGCTGACTGCCGGCACCTGCACCAGAAGATAATGCTAGTGGAAGTACACCAAAGCCGAAGGCAAGTGTGGTCATGATGATTGGACGTAGACGCATTTTCGCAGCATGCAACGTTGCTTCTAGTAACTCTTCACCTTGTTCCTGCAAGTCTTTTGCAAATTCTACAATCAAGATCGCATTCTTTGCCGATAGACCAATCACAGCAATAATCGCAACTTGGAAGTAGATGTTATTTGAAAGATTTGGATCATCTTTCAGTACCATACCAAAGTAAGTTAAGAGAATCGCACCAATAATACCAAGTGGAACTACAAGTAAGACAGAGAACGGGATAGACCAGCTTTCATATAATGCTGCTAAGCATAAGAATACGATCAACAAAGAAAGTGCATAAAGGAATGGCGCTTGAGCACCAGACTCACGTTCTTCGAGTGATAAGCCTGTCCATTCATAGTCGAAACCTTGTAAGCCCATTGATGGAAGTTTTGCAATAATTTCTTCCATGGCTTTCATCGAGTCACCAGAACTTGTTCCTGGTGCAGGTGTACCTTGAATGTTCACCGATGACACGCCGTTATAACGTTCAAGACGAGGAGAGCCATAGGTCCATTTACCCGTTGCAAACGCAGAGAAAGGAACCATTTCACCTACATTATTACGCACATACCATTTGTTTAAGTCTTCAGGCATCATACGGCTATCCGCTTCACCTTGAACATAAACTTTCTTCACACGACCACGATCGATGAAGTCATTAATATATGAACCACCCCATGCCATGCTCATGGTGCTATTGATGTCAGCAATGCTAACACCCATTGCACCCGCTTGTGCTTGGTCGATCATAATTTGATATTGTGGTGTATCTTCTTGACCATTTGGACGTACGCCAACCAGTCGTTTGTCTTGAGACGCTAAACCTAAAACTGTATTACGTGCAGCAATCAGTTTCTCGTGACCTTGACCTGCTGAGTCTTTCAACTGTAGGTTAAAACCAGCAGTAACACCTAATTCAGGCATTGCAGGTAGTTGTAATGGCATGATGTATGATGCGTCTTTGACGATCATATTGAGTGCCATACCACGTTGAATCAGTGCGCCAATTTGCGTTTCCGCAGTGGTACGATCCTTCCAGTCTTTTAGCTTAATAAAGCCGATACCTGCATTTTGACCGATCCCTGTAAATGAGAAGCCTGATACAGTAAAGATTGATTCAACTGTATCTTCTTCCTTCATAAAGAAGTTGGTCATGGTATCAATAACTTTATCGGTACGATCAAGCGTTGCATTTGGCGGTAGTTGTACTAATGTCATCACAACACCCTGATCTTCTTCTGGTAGGAATGAAGAAGGGAGTTTTTGGAACATGAACACCAATAAGCCAATCACAACAGCATAGAGCACGCCTGAAAAGATTTTGGCTTTCAGCATACGACTTACGCCGTTCTGATAACCATGTGACACGCGGTCAAAGCTATGGTTAAACCATCTAAAGAAGCGAGCAAAAATATTGTTACTCGGTGCTTTATTTGGATCATGTTGCTTTAACAATGTTGCACAAAGGGCAGGGGTAAAGGTGAGTGCAACGATCAATGATAGAACCATTGCTGTAACGAGCGTAATCGAGAACTGACGATAAATCACCCCAGTTGTACCACTGAAAAATGCCATTGGTACGAATACCGCACTTAATACACTGGTGATACCAATCAGCGCACCAGAGATTTGTTTCATGGATTTTTCAGTTGAAGCAACAGGATCAGTATGTTCTTCTGACATAACACGTTCGACGTTCTCAACCACAACAATGGCGTCATCGACCAATAGACCGATTGCTAGAACCATTGCAAACATGGTTAAAGTATTGATCGAGAATCCAAAAATGTTAATCACTGCAAATGTACCGAGTACAACCACAGGGATCGCCAAAGTTGGAATAATCGTTGCACGCCAGTTCTGTAAGAATAGGAACATGACGATGAAGACCAAAATCACCGCTTCAATCAGCGTATGTACGACACTTTCGATTGAGAGCTTGATAAATGGTGTGGTGTCATAAGCCAGTTTATCTTCAAGACCAGCAGGATAGTTTTTACGTAACTCAGTTAAGCGCTCTTCAACAGCAGCAGCTGTATCAAGTGCATTGGAACCTGTTGCCATCTTGATCGCAAGACCACCAGCAGGTTTACCATTAAACATAGAGTTAAATGCATAAGTATCTGAACCTAGTTCTACTCGAGCAACGTCCTTTAAGCGAACTTCAGCACCAGAAGCCGTGTTTTTTAAGAAGATATTCTTAAACTGTTCAGGCGTTTGCAATAAGCTTTGCGCATTCACCGTAGCATTGATCACTTGATCTTTTACGGCAGGTGCACCACCGAGCTGACCAACAGCAACTTGAGAGTTTTGAGCTTGTAATGCACGAGCAACATCACTTGGTGTAAGTTGATAGTTGGTCAGTTTTGCTGGATCAAGCCAAATACGCATCGCATAAGAACCACCAAAGACTTGGACTTCACCAACACCAGCAACACGACTAATCGGTTCTTTGATTGATGAGTTTACATAGTCTTTAATGTCAGAGTCAGACATGCTGTTATCTGGTGAATAAAATGCAAGAACTTGTAAGAAACTTGCGCCAGATTTAGTAACAGTTACACCTTGACGTTGTACATCTTCAGGCAAAAGCGCTGTTGCGGATTGCAATTTATTTTGTACTTGAACTTGTGCAATATCAGGATCGATACCTTGTTCAAAGTTAAGTTCGATCGATGCTTGACCATTACCAGAACTGTTCGATGAAATATAACGTAAACCATCCAAACCATTCATCTGTTGTTCAATAATCTGGGTTACTGTGTTTTCAACAGTTTCAGCTGACGCACCCGGATAAGTCGCAGAGATGGTAACGGTTGGCGGAGCAATCGTTGGATATTGGGCAATAGGCATCTTTGACAAGGTTAATATCCCTGCCAGCATGATGACTAATGCGATCACCCACGCAAATATGGGGCGATGGATAAAAAATTGAGCCATTCAATGTGCCCCTTATGCTTTTACAGTTGCTTTTTGCTCTGCTGGAGCAGGTTGTGCAGCATTTTTGTCATTTGCAGGTTGAGCTTGATAAGGTTTTGCAGAAACCTCTTGCCCATCTTTAACTTTGGCAACACCGTCTACAATTACTTTATCGCCAGCTTTAAGACCATTGGTAACAATCCAGTTTTGGCCTTGAACACCAGCTGTATCAATAGGACGTGTTTCAACAGTTCCTTTATCATTGACGATCATGACGGTTGCTTGACCTGTTGGTAAGCGAGCTACAGCCGCTTGAGGAATCAGATAGGCATTTGGTACAAGACCTTGCACGATCTGTGCTGTTGTATACATACCAGGGAGTAGCAAATGATTTGGATTTGAGAACACTGCTCGCAAAGTTACAGTACCTGTGTCTTGGTTCACGGAGGCATCTGAGAAGGTTAATTGCCCTTCAATCGGATAGGTTGAACCATCTTCAAGTTTTAACTTTACTTTGGTGTTATTGCTGTTGCTTAAACTGCCCTTGCTCAGTTGTTGGCGTAAGCGTAAAAGTTCCGCACTGGATTGATTGATATCAACGTAGATTGGATCAAGTTGTTGAATTGTAACTAATGGTGCAGTTTGGTTTGCGGTCACTAACGCACCAGCCGTCACGGATGAACGACCAGATTGTCCAGAAATCGGTGAACGGATGGTTGAGTAACCAAAATCAACTTCTGCATTTTTTACTTGCGCTTGAGCAGCTGCAACTTGAGCTTCAGAAACTCTTACTTGACCAAGTAAGTCATCATATTCTTGTTTAGAGACTGCGTTGCTCGAAACAAGTTGTTGATAACGATTTAATTTGGTACGTAATGAGCTTAGGTTTGCTTGTTGCTGCAAAAGAGCAGCTTTTGCATTGTCTAAAGCTGCACGATTTGCACGTGAATCAAGCTCATAAAGTGCTTGACCTTCAGATACATAACTGCCTTCTGTAAATAAGCGCTTTAAAATTACACCACTTGTTTGTGGACGAACTTCTGAAATTTGATATGCAGATGTTCGGCCCGAAAGTTCAACGTTTTGTTCAATACTTTGCGGTTGAGCTACAAGTACACCAACCTCAGCAGGTGGCATTTGTTGTGCAGCAGCAGCTTGCTGTGCATCGTTTGTATCTTTGCTACAACCAACAAGTGCGATGCTTGTTGCTAATGCGCAAGCAGTCAGGGCAGGAGCCCAAAGCTTAGCCGACATCATTATTCCACCTCAATTTAGATTTTGATCTAAAAACAAATTGTTGTTGAAGTTGCTTTGATACAGCCATAACCAAAGCAACGAAGTCCAAATTAGTCCAATTCCCCAGCCTGAGAGTACATCTGTTGGGTAATGTACTCCTAAGTAGACTCTTGATATGCCCATCACCATAATCCATAACATTGCAATTAAGATGACAAAGGGGCGATATCGATGTTGTTGATACAATAACAACGCTAAGCTCGCTAGGGTTGCCGCGTAAAGGCTATGACCGCTTGGGAATGAGGCGCCATAGCTTTGGACCAAATGATAAAACTCTAAAGGTCTAGGTCGATCAATCCCCCATTTTAGGAGCCAACCAATAGCAATACTTCCGATTACACTGAATGCGATAAAAGCTAAACTTTTATAATTTTTCATCCAAGTTTGATATATGCATAAAAATGTAATCAAAACGAGTAAAAAGGGCATGCCGCCCAATTGAGAAAGTAAGATCGCCACATGATCAAGCGCAAAGAAGCGGTGTTCAAAAAGCATTTGAACACTCAGAATATCTAAGTTTGATGCAGAGGGGTGAATTAGCCCAATCACACCTAAAACTAAAAAAATGCAACCAATACAAAGTAGTAGGTACGGCATGCGAACCTCATTTTTTGCTTAACCATTTTCAGGGTTGTAGAGTGTTTTGAAGTGTACTCAAGAGTACACTTTTGGTCAAGCATTGAAATTTTATGATAATTTCATTTTTAAGTTTTTTTAAGGTTTAGTAAAAAAACATAACAAAATTTGATTGATATCTCATTTTTTATCGGAGGTACCTTTTTCCTGTACTTCAACAGGTTGTTTTGGTGGCCAAAAAAAGTCACTCGGTCTAGTGAGAAAATGCGTCATGACCAAATGTGCGAGTGGTTTCCATTGCGCAAAACGAACACGACGTGCACGTAAAGCTACAATAATGGTTAAAGTGAAACTTACAAATAAGTTAGTCAGACCAATTAATAACACGCCTAAGAATGAAACAATAATTAATGCAATATCAGGAGAACCGATCGTCATTAAACCTTGAATAAAGTTTGCTGCTGCGAAAGCAATGTGACGAATATCTAAAGGTAGGCCTAAGATAAAACCTATAGTTCCCATGCTACCCAGCATAATACCGAAAAGAAAATTACCTGCTAAAGCACCTAAATTGGTTTCTATATAGTTGGCAAATTTATCTAGGCGCTCTTGGCTCATCCAGCGTTTCAGGCGCCGATGTTGCTTGAGTCTTGGCCCCACTTTACGATAAACAGCTAGGTTATCAAAATAGCCTGCAATTAAACCCGAAAGGAATAAACACACACCTGCGATTGCTGCATGTGGAACAGCGAGGGACGTGAAGGGATTGAGGCTATGCAATAGCGCTGCTGATTTAGCATGATTTAATAACGGCTCATCCAAATAAAATTGCCATGAAAATGTAATCAACGCTGCGACAGGTATCGCAATCGAGATATTACCTAAGATGGCAATAAATTGTGTTCGGATAATATTAATAATCAGCGCAGCTAACTCTGCAATTTGGGCTGTTCGGCTACCTTTTTGTTGTTGTACGGTAGACGCTAGTGCAGCCGCAGTCATCGCTGGCTGTTTGGTTGCAACGGTAAAGTGCAACACATGGATCAGCATAAAACCGAGCGAGTAATTCATGCTATATAAAAAAGCATGGGTAAACGGCGCCAATACTAAACGTGCAGTAAGAATTTTTAAGGTTGCCATGGTGGCAATAATGGCACCAGCACCAGCTGCAGCTTTGTACATCCCAAAGAAACCAGCTTTGTCAGTACTTACGTAGTGTTCGCCAGTTTTGCTTGCATTTTCTGTTACTTGGAGAGCGATCAATTCACTTGTTGACGTGAGTAGATGACGAACACTCCGACTTTCATAATGCGCCTTGGTTAAGTCTATGAGTAACTCACCTAGAGCGATATATTTTACTTCATCTTTACTGGCCAATAAGCTCAGCAATAATTCAATACGGTCTAAGGCTTGTTCTAATAAGGATAATAAATAAGTCAAACTGATGCTGACGCCGATTCGCTTCGTTGCACGGCGGATTTTCATTACTACATCACGACACTGATCAAGCATTACAAAGGCTTGTGATGCATCAAGTGGTGGAAGAACTGCTATAGCATCTTGCTGATCAACTTGTTGTTTATACTTTTCTATAAAATCAACAATTTCTCGGTTTTGAACCAAGAATGGTGATTCGTATTCAGTAATATCAGGTTGTGCATTAATAAATTCAGGATATAGACCAATACCACTAATCCGATAGGATAAAACCGTGATGGCTTTAATCAACTCATTACTTGAAACTTGTTTCTCAGGGCTACTGTTTGAGCTTTCACAAATTAGATTGAACAGCGTAGACCAGTCTTGGTTGTCGATTAAATCTAACCACTCGCTGTCAGTTTCTTGATGAAAGACTTTGCCTACAAGCGTTGTGAGTTGTTGCCCATCTTCAACTAATGGCAGAAAATGTGCACCTAAACGCTGCCCAAGCTGATTCCAGAAACCATCAAGTGACAAAATACCGCTATCTGCATATAAGCTGATTTGCTTATATTGGCTCATCAGCTTTAACAAAAAACGCTGAAGTAAATTTGCCGATGTAGGAGTTAATAATAATGTTTTGATGAGATGATGAATTCTTTGCTTAACTTCATCTGCATCATTTGGGTTTTTTGGTCTTAAGCGATTGACCAATTCAATGAGGAGATTTTCATCAAGAACAGCTTGAGATTGTTCAAGCTGTTCCTGCATTTTTACAAATAAATCAGATAAATTAAAATGCATAAGCAGTCAGACATTATTGTAGTCGATGTAAGGCCATTAAGGTCAAATTAATCAATGCTTGACGATATTCATTGTCAGGCAGTGCTTTCAATGCTTCTAAAGCCGCGTCAGTTTCTTGTTGAGCACGTTTTTGGCAATAGTCTAATCCACCAGAGTTGTGAACAATCTCAATTACTTTATCTAGATGCTCAATCCCACCAGTAGCGATACTACGACGTATGATTGCATGATCTTCACCTGTTGAGTGTGCCAGTGCTGAAATTAACGGTAAAGTTGGTTTACCTTCCATTAAATCATCACCAATATTTTTACCTAATGTTTCTGCATCAGAAGTGTAATCTAAAATATCATCAATAATTTGGAATGCATTGCCGAAATGCCCAGCGAAACGACGCAATGGTTCACGATATTCTTCAGTACCTGCCAATATTGCTGCACCTTCAGTCGCAAGTTCAAACAGGCGCGAAGTTTTACCATGAATAATGTTTAAATAGGTTTCTTCTGTGGTATCAGGTTGATGTTGAGATTGAAGTTGTAAAACTTCGCCCTCTGCAATCTCACATGTTCCTGTTGAAAAATCTTTCAATAGCGTCATGTTATTTAAGTCGACCAGTAGGTCAAATGCACGTGCAATCAAAAAATCACCGACCAAAACAGCAGTTTGGTTATTCCACGTCGCATTTGCAGTCGGGCGACCTCGTCGTAAATTGGATTCATCGACGACATCATCATGCACAAGTGTCGCAGTATGCAACATTTCAATGACAGCGGCTAAGTGTTGGGCCTGCTGCATGTTGGTTAATCCACATGCACGTGCGGCAAGTAGGCACATAATTGGGCGCATACGTTTGCCGCCAGCTTCAACCACATGCTTGCTCACGGACATCACTAAGCCGACTTTAGAACTGATTCCTTCATTGATGAGGTGATCCATCGCAGCAAAATCTGTCGCAACAGGGGAGAGAATGTCTTGCTTGAAATCGATGACCATATGAAGAAGAACCTCGTATAGATGAGTGAGTGCGTTAAGTGTATCAACTAATCTGTTGCTAAACATTGATACACATATGGTTATTTGCCGTTTAGAACAGGGTAATGTGTTTTTTGGTCTTATTTTAGGCAGAAAGTTGACTTTCTGACTGAGACAAAGACTGTTTCTATGATTTTGTTAAAACACAGTTTGTTATTGCCAAATGGGTTGGTTAAAAATGTATTGCAAATCACAAAAAGAATCAATCAAAACAATGTGGGTTTAATCTATTTGATTTTATTGAAAAAATAAAATAATACGTATATGAGTATACATTTATGCAAAATCACTTGTTGTTTGATCAATTTTCACTTAAAATTTGTCGCCTTGTATAACCCCCAGTGGCGTTCGTTTTAAGATCGGTATATCCCTTTATCGACACGACGACACGGGCATGTTGGAGTACATTATGTACGCAGTAATCCAAAGCGGTGGTAAACAGCACCGTGTTGTTGAGGGTGAAACCCTTAAAGTTGAATTGTTGAAAGCTGAAACTGGTGCAACTATTACGTTTGATGACGTATTAATGCTTGTAAACGGTGATAGCATTCAAATCGGTGCTCCAGTTGTAGCTGGCGCAAAAGTAACTGCAGAAGTAGTTGGCCATGGTCGTCACGACAAAATCCGCATCATCAAAATGCGTCGTCGTAAACATTACCGTAAACAACAAGGTCACCGTCAATGGTTTACCGAGTTGAAAATTACTGGTATCGCAGGCTAACACGAGGAGTAAATAGACATGGCAACTAAAAAAGCCGGTGGATCGACGAAAAACGGTCGTGATTCGAATCCTAAGATGTTAGGTGTTAAAGTTTACGGTGGTCAAACTGTAACTGCTGGTAACATCATCGTTCGTCAACGTGGTACTGAGTTCCACGCTGGTGCAAATGTTGGTATGGGCCGTGACCATACTTTATTTGCTACTGCTGACGGCGTAGTAAAATTTGAAGTGAAAGGTCAATTTGGCCGTCGCTACGTAACTGTTGAAGCTTAAGCTTTTATGGTTCAAAAAAGCCCGCGTTAAGCGGGTTTTTTTATGGATATATATTTTAAAAGATTTCTAGTTTGAATAGTGACCGAATTTTCCAGTTTTAATATCATCGTAAGCCTGTAAAATTTCATCATAGGTATTCATTACAAAAGGACCATGTCCATTGATTGGTTCGTTTAAAGGTTGGGCGGATAAAAATAACAAGTCACAATCCTCAATCGCTGTTATTTCAACATCGCTACCTAAACTCGACATCACGGCTAGAGCTTGTTCTTCAAGATGGTCTTCATCTGCTGTCAACATGGCTTTGCCTTTGCGCAAGTAGATTAATGTTGTGGTTCCTTCTTCTGCGGGGAGGGTAATTTTCTGGTTCTTTTTTAAATGAATGTCAAAAATATTCATTGGGGTAAAGGTTTTGGCGATGCCTTGCGTAGTTCGATATTGACCAGCGATTACACGAATATAACCTGCTTGGTGATCAAGCATGCAGTTAGGAATTTCACTATTGGATAGGTTTTGATAGCGTGGTGCTGACATTTTGTCTTTAGCTGGCAGATTCACCCACAGTTGTACCATTTCAAACTTTCCGCCTTGTTTACGAAACTCTGGGCTAAATTGTTCGATATGTTGAATACCTGCAGCAGCGGTCATCCATTGCACATCGCCTTGCCGAATAATGCCACCTTGACCTGTAGAGTCCTTATGCCCTAATTCTCCTGCAAAAACAAAGGTGACGGTTTCAAAACCACGATGTGGATGTTCATTGACACCTTTTTTATTGCTTTGTGGTTCTAATCGCCCAGGACCAAGGTGGTCGAGTAATAAAAAAGGTGAAGTAGTATTTCCAAGTTCATGATATGAAAATACTGATAAGGCAGGATAAAAATCACCAATAGCAAAACGAGTATCGTTACGATGAATAAACGCAAGACTTTTCATGGTTCGGGCTTTTTGTGTCATTAGGCTTAGATTATCAAACTGTAAGCTATGGTCTAGTACATTATTTATCAATAATTTCTGTCTAAAGTGTCATAGTCTCAACCTCATAAATTGTGGTCGAGGAATAGAATTTTTATTTATTACAATTTCTACATAAAGGCTGTAACTTCATACATAATGCTGAACTTTGCGACACGAACTACACAAAACCGCTGCTTTTCTTCATTTTTTTAGTGATTAAAAACAGTAAGATGTCGTCATAACAGTAGGACTCTGATAGAAGGTTCATTTTATGAATTTTATGAAAAAAATAGCTTACGCGACAACTTTAAGTGCAATTACGCTTGCGCCAGTTGTTAGTATTCAGGCGTCTGCTGCACCTGTGGCGGCATCGGCTCAACAGGCAACCACGAGTTTGGTTCAACAATTATCAGGTTTGCAACGATTCACTGCAGATTTTGAACAAACAACGAAAGTAAGCAACAATAAAGCTGTACAAAAACGAGGGCTTACGGCTCAGCATATGAATCAAACTTTTAAAGGTGTGATGAAGGTTGAGCGTCCAGGTAAGTTTTATTGGGAAACTACTAGTCCAGCAAAACAAACCATTGTGACATCTGGGAAAACAGTGTGGATTTATGATCCTGATTTACAGCAGGCAATCCGCCAAAACCTAGATGATCAAGTAGCCAATACACCTGCATTATTGTTGTCGGGAAATACGAGCCAAATTATGCAGTCTTATCGCGTGACACAACCTGATCGCACAAAGTTGTATTATACCTTGTACCCGAAACAGGATGACAGCACGTTCCAAAGCTTGACAATTAGCTTTGGTGCAAACAAAGCGCCCAATTTGATGATTTTACAAGATTCATTGGGGCAAACTACTTATGTCCGTTTTAGTAATCTGAAGGTCAATCAAGCAATTCCAGCTTCTGTATTTAATTTTGAGCCACCAAAAGGCACAGATATTATTGATCAGTAATCTTTTCATTCTTGCTAGCCTAAAGCCGCAGATATTTCGGCTTTAGGCTAGATACATTTTTTAATTTCATCTGTGAGCAAGGCTTTGTATAGTGAAGAAAAACATTAGAGACTTGCATGACAATGAATAGCTCAAAATCATCAATATTGATTCCACTGATTCCTATACTGACCGTTTTTGCATTAGCAGGTTGCCAACCGAAATCAGATACAGACTCAACAGCCAAAGTTGAAAAAAACAATATCCCATTGGTTCAGGCTCAAGTCGTAGCCGTTGAGTTACCTAAACAGAAAGTATGTTTAGAGGATGGTTGTACCAACTATGATCTGCAAACGGTAAAAACCAATCTGCAATGGATTGATGATTATTTTGTGGCACGCATGAAAAAAGCAGAGCCGAATGCTTTTTCAAATTTAAATGATCAACAAGTGAAAGTTCCTGAGGGTGAACCTGTACTGAGTGAAAGTAGTACCTATGTTCGCTTTGTTGGTCAAAATTACAATTTGGCGACTTTTGCGATTCAGAGCTATACTTATCCTGCGGGTGCTGCACATGGAATGTACCATCAAGAATTTGTTAATTTTGATTTAAGCAATAAAAAACATATTCGTGTAGAGGATTTAGTTAAAGATGGTATGGATCAAAAGCTGCGGGATGAGTTGTATGCTGCAAATCAAAATTGGTTAGATGAGCACAATATCAAGAAAGATCAACTACAAGTCAGCGATAATTATTATTATGGGGTCAATGGAATCGTATTCGTTTATCCACTTTATGAGCTTGCATCTTATGCTGAAGGTATGAGTGAGTTGACCTTACCTTATTATGCAGCAAAAGAGTTTATCAAGGCAGAATACTTGCCAAGCCTACCGAAAGTCCCTAATTAATCTTAATCTAGATACAGCATCTGCAATTACGAGGTAGATGCTGTATTTTTTCAGGTTAAAGCCTTACACTATAGCCAGTTTTTTCTCTATTCATGATTGATT is drawn from Acinetobacter suaedae and contains these coding sequences:
- a CDS encoding AdeA/AdeI family multidrug efflux RND transporter periplasmic adaptor subunit; translation: MMSAKLWAPALTACALATSIALVGCSKDTNDAQQAAAAQQMPPAEVGVLVAQPQSIEQNVELSGRTSAYQISEVRPQTSGVILKRLFTEGSYVSEGQALYELDSRANRAALDNAKAALLQQQANLSSLRTKLNRYQQLVSSNAVSKQEYDDLLGQVRVSEAQVAAAQAQVKNAEVDFGYSTIRSPISGQSGRSSVTAGALVTANQTAPLVTIQQLDPIYVDINQSSAELLRLRQQLSKGSLSNSNNTKVKLKLEDGSTYPIEGQLTFSDASVNQDTGTVTLRAVFSNPNHLLLPGMYTTAQIVQGLVPNAYLIPQAAVARLPTGQATVMIVNDKGTVETRPIDTAGVQGQNWIVTNGLKAGDKVIVDGVAKVKDGQEVSAKPYQAQPANDKNAAQPAPAEQKATVKA
- the rpmA gene encoding 50S ribosomal protein L27 — encoded protein: MATKKAGGSTKNGRDSNPKMLGVKVYGGQTVTAGNIIVRQRGTEFHAGANVGMGRDHTLFATADGVVKFEVKGQFGRRYVTVEA
- the sdsA gene encoding All-trans-nonaprenyl-diphosphate synthase: MVIDFKQDILSPVATDFAAMDHLINEGISSKVGLVMSVSKHVVEAGGKRMRPIMCLLAARACGLTNMQQAQHLAAVIEMLHTATLVHDDVVDESNLRRGRPTANATWNNQTAVLVGDFLIARAFDLLVDLNNMTLLKDFSTGTCEIAEGEVLQLQSQHQPDTTEETYLNIIHGKTSRLFELATEGAAILAGTEEYREPLRRFAGHFGNAFQIIDDILDYTSDAETLGKNIGDDLMEGKPTLPLISALAHSTGEDHAIIRRSIATGGIEHLDKVIEIVHNSGGLDYCQKRAQQETDAALEALKALPDNEYRQALINLTLMALHRLQ
- the rplU gene encoding 50S ribosomal protein L21 produces the protein MYAVIQSGGKQHRVVEGETLKVELLKAETGATITFDDVLMLVNGDSIQIGAPVVAGAKVTAEVVGHGRHDKIRIIKMRRRKHYRKQQGHRQWFTELKITGIAG
- the adeJ gene encoding multidrug efflux RND transporter permease subunit AdeJ, with the protein product MAQFFIHRPIFAWVIALVIMLAGILTLSKMPIAQYPTIAPPTVTISATYPGASAETVENTVTQIIEQQMNGLDGLRYISSNSSGNGQASIELNFEQGIDPDIAQVQVQNKLQSATALLPEDVQRQGVTVTKSGASFLQVLAFYSPDNSMSDSDIKDYVNSSIKEPISRVAGVGEVQVFGGSYAMRIWLDPAKLTNYQLTPSDVARALQAQNSQVAVGQLGGAPAVKDQVINATVNAQSLLQTPEQFKNIFLKNTASGAEVRLKDVARVELGSDTYAFNSMFNGKPAGGLAIKMATGSNALDTAAAVEERLTELRKNYPAGLEDKLAYDTTPFIKLSIESVVHTLIEAVILVFIVMFLFLQNWRATIIPTLAIPVVVLGTFAVINIFGFSINTLTMFAMVLAIGLLVDDAIVVVENVERVMSEEHTDPVASTEKSMKQISGALIGITSVLSAVFVPMAFFSGTTGVIYRQFSITLVTAMVLSLIVALTFTPALCATLLKQHDPNKAPSNNIFARFFRWFNHSFDRVSHGYQNGVSRMLKAKIFSGVLYAVVIGLLVFMFQKLPSSFLPEEDQGVVMTLVQLPPNATLDRTDKVIDTMTNFFMKEEDTVESIFTVSGFSFTGIGQNAGIGFIKLKDWKDRTTAETQIGALIQRGMALNMIVKDASYIMPLQLPAMPELGVTAGFNLQLKDSAGQGHEKLIAARNTVLGLASQDKRLVGVRPNGQEDTPQYQIMIDQAQAGAMGVSIADINSTMSMAWGGSYINDFIDRGRVKKVYVQGEADSRMMPEDLNKWYVRNNVGEMVPFSAFATGKWTYGSPRLERYNGVSSVNIQGTPAPGTSSGDSMKAMEEIIAKLPSMGLQGFDYEWTGLSLEERESGAQAPFLYALSLLIVFLCLAALYESWSIPFSVLLVVPLGIIGAILLTYFGMVLKDDPNLSNNIYFQVAIIAVIGLSAKNAILIVEFAKDLQEQGEELLEATLHAAKMRLRPIIMTTLAFGFGVLPLALSSGAGAGSQHSVGYGVLGGVLSSTLLGIFFIPVFFVWIRSIFKYKPKTINIQEHKS
- a CDS encoding site-specific recombinase, giving the protein MHFNLSDLFVKMQEQLEQSQAVLDENLLIELVNRLRPKNPNDADEVKQRIHHLIKTLLLTPTSANLLQRFLLKLMSQYKQISLYADSGILSLDGFWNQLGQRLGAHFLPLVEDGQQLTTLVGKVFHQETDSEWLDLIDNQDWSTLFNLICESSNSSPEKQVSSNELIKAITVLSYRISGIGLYPEFINAQPDITEYESPFLVQNREIVDFIEKYKQQVDQQDAIAVLPPLDASQAFVMLDQCRDVVMKIRRATKRIGVSISLTYLLSLLEQALDRIELLLSLLASKDEVKYIALGELLIDLTKAHYESRSVRHLLTSTSELIALQVTENASKTGEHYVSTDKAGFFGMYKAAAGAGAIIATMATLKILTARLVLAPFTHAFLYSMNYSLGFMLIHVLHFTVATKQPAMTAAALASTVQQQKGSRTAQIAELAALIINIIRTQFIAILGNISIAIPVAALITFSWQFYLDEPLLNHAKSAALLHSLNPFTSLAVPHAAIAGVCLFLSGLIAGYFDNLAVYRKVGPRLKQHRRLKRWMSQERLDKFANYIETNLGALAGNFLFGIMLGSMGTIGFILGLPLDIRHIAFAAANFIQGLMTIGSPDIALIIVSFLGVLLIGLTNLFVSFTLTIIVALRARRVRFAQWKPLAHLVMTHFLTRPSDFFWPPKQPVEVQEKGTSDKK